A region of Candidatus Terasakiella magnetica DNA encodes the following proteins:
- a CDS encoding cysteine synthase A codes for MDIRNGFVGTVGNTPLIRLKNASEETGCEILAKAEFLNPGGSIKDRAALAIIRDAEAKGLLKPGGVIIEGTAGNTGIGIALVGRALGYRSVIVMPETQSQEKKDMLRLCGADLRLVPAVPYKNPDNYVHYSRRLAEELAKTEPNGAIWANQFDNVANRQGHMDTTAQEIWQQTDGKVDGFVCAVGTGGTLAGVSMGLKKHNEDIQIAIADPMGAALYNYYKNGELKAEGSSITEGIGQGRITANLEDAVIDKAYQIHDEEAVLIAFDLLKSEGLCVGGSSGVNVAGAIRLAKDLGPGKTIVTVLCDSGTRYQSKLYNPEFLKENNLPVPDWM; via the coding sequence ATGGATATTCGTAACGGTTTTGTGGGCACTGTTGGTAACACGCCTCTTATTCGTCTTAAAAATGCCTCTGAAGAAACGGGCTGTGAAATTCTGGCAAAAGCAGAGTTTTTAAACCCCGGTGGCTCCATTAAAGATCGCGCAGCACTGGCTATTATTAGAGATGCCGAAGCCAAGGGATTGTTAAAGCCCGGTGGTGTGATCATTGAAGGCACAGCAGGCAATACGGGTATTGGTATTGCGCTTGTGGGGCGTGCGTTGGGTTATCGCAGTGTAATTGTGATGCCGGAAACACAAAGTCAGGAAAAAAAGGACATGCTACGCCTATGTGGGGCGGACCTTCGCCTTGTTCCGGCTGTACCTTATAAAAACCCAGATAACTATGTGCATTATTCGCGTCGCCTTGCCGAAGAACTGGCAAAGACAGAACCAAATGGGGCCATCTGGGCTAATCAATTTGATAATGTGGCAAACCGTCAAGGCCATATGGACACAACAGCCCAAGAAATCTGGCAGCAAACCGATGGTAAAGTTGATGGTTTTGTTTGTGCCGTTGGCACGGGTGGCACACTTGCGGGTGTTTCCATGGGGCTTAAAAAACATAATGAAGACATTCAAATCGCCATTGCAGACCCTATGGGGGCCGCGCTTTATAACTACTACAAAAATGGTGAGTTAAAGGCTGAAGGTTCCTCCATCACGGAAGGGATTGGTCAGGGGCGCATTACAGCAAACCTTGAAGATGCTGTGATTGATAAAGCCTATCAAATCCATGATGAAGAAGCCGTACTGATTGCCTTTGACCTGTTGAAAAGTGAAGGTCTATGTGTTGGTGGCTCATCTGGGGTGAATGTGGCAGGTGCCATTCGTTTGGCAAAAGACCTTGGGCCGGGCAAAACGATTGTTACAGTGCTGTGTGATAGTGGAACACGTTATCAGAGCAAACTTTATAATCCGGAATTTTTAAAAGAAAATAACCTTCCAGTGCCAGATTGGATGTGA
- the parA gene encoding ParA family partition ATPase: MAAKILTIAQQKGGAGKTTVVAQLATAYAAQKKNVALVDIDPQASLTSWFAERKRSLGEDNRLVLSSVGGWRLKNELDRLKQDFDVILVDAPPHAQTEASIAIRYADLLVIPVQPSPMDVWATAPTFKQAKKEKTDAIVLLNRIPPRGKLLDKIRNMLEEDERPMLKSTLGNRVAFASSMIDGLGVVESEKRSTATTEIKALAKEIWGK; the protein is encoded by the coding sequence ATGGCTGCCAAGATTCTAACCATCGCCCAACAAAAAGGTGGTGCAGGTAAAACAACTGTGGTTGCACAACTGGCAACTGCATATGCTGCACAAAAGAAAAACGTGGCATTGGTTGATATCGACCCACAGGCCAGCCTGACCTCATGGTTTGCAGAGCGCAAACGTTCCCTTGGTGAAGATAACCGCCTTGTGCTTTCAAGTGTGGGCGGCTGGCGTCTTAAAAATGAGCTAGACCGTCTGAAGCAAGATTTTGACGTGATCCTTGTGGATGCCCCACCGCACGCTCAAACCGAAGCCAGCATTGCCATTCGTTATGCAGATTTGCTTGTCATTCCGGTCCAGCCAAGCCCCATGGATGTTTGGGCAACAGCACCCACATTTAAGCAAGCCAAAAAAGAAAAAACCGATGCGATTGTTTTGCTTAACCGCATCCCGCCACGTGGCAAGCTTTTAGATAAAATCCGCAATATGCTTGAAGAAGACGAGCGCCCTATGTTGAAATCAACCTTAGGCAACCGTGTTGCTTTTGCCTCTAGCATGATCGATGGTCTTGGCGTTGTTGAATCAGAAAAACGCAGCACGGCAACCACAGAGATCAAAGCCTTGGCAAAAGAAATCTGGGGCAAATAA
- a CDS encoding D-amino acid dehydrogenase, with product MRVLVLGAGVVGTTTAFYLKKAGHDVVVLDRQLEPAMETSYANGGQIAAAHADPWASPATPFKALKWLGKKEAPLLFHLFRFDPALWGWCLKFLTNCTAKKTDINTERTLRVALHSRQCLKELRKEIDLDYDHREEGIIHFYRDEKEFDLAVHAAETMKKYGLNRQVLSPDQCVETENALGHVKNRLVGGIYSKDDESGDAHRFTKAIAQKAVDDGVEFHFDHQIIELILKNNKAVGVKTDQGDFFADQVVVCLGSFSKHLLAKNGLNLPIYPAKGYSITLPLSHPEKAPQVSLTDDEFKLVFSRFGNRLRVAGTAELGGYSTAVNELRAQFILNKTMELFPGCANPDDVEFWAGLRPKTPDSVPLLGQTSIDSLYLNTGHGTLGWTMSCGCAQILSDIISQKSPKISLSGLGLQRF from the coding sequence GTGAGAGTATTGGTCCTAGGCGCAGGGGTGGTTGGCACAACAACGGCTTTTTATTTAAAAAAGGCCGGACATGATGTTGTTGTGCTTGATCGTCAACTTGAACCCGCCATGGAGACCAGCTATGCCAATGGTGGGCAGATTGCTGCGGCTCACGCTGATCCATGGGCAAGTCCGGCAACCCCGTTTAAAGCCTTAAAATGGCTTGGTAAAAAAGAAGCCCCCCTTCTCTTTCATTTATTTCGTTTTGATCCGGCCTTATGGGGCTGGTGCTTAAAATTTCTGACAAACTGCACCGCAAAGAAAACCGATATTAATACGGAGCGCACGTTACGTGTGGCGCTTCACAGTCGGCAATGCCTTAAAGAACTTAGGAAAGAGATTGATCTAGATTATGATCATCGCGAAGAAGGCATTATTCATTTTTACCGCGACGAAAAAGAATTTGATCTAGCGGTACATGCGGCTGAGACCATGAAGAAATATGGTTTAAACCGTCAGGTTCTTTCCCCAGACCAATGTGTGGAAACAGAAAATGCGCTTGGTCATGTAAAAAACCGTCTTGTGGGTGGGATTTATTCAAAAGATGATGAAAGTGGCGATGCCCATCGCTTTACAAAAGCCATTGCGCAAAAAGCTGTGGATGATGGTGTTGAGTTTCACTTTGATCACCAGATCATTGAGCTCATACTTAAAAACAACAAGGCCGTGGGCGTAAAAACAGATCAAGGTGATTTCTTTGCTGATCAGGTGGTTGTCTGCCTGGGTAGTTTTAGCAAACACTTACTGGCAAAAAACGGTCTGAATTTGCCGATTTATCCAGCAAAAGGCTATTCAATCACCCTGCCCCTTTCTCATCCTGAAAAAGCCCCTCAAGTGAGCTTGACGGATGATGAGTTTAAACTGGTTTTTAGCCGTTTTGGAAATCGTCTTCGTGTTGCAGGCACGGCTGAACTTGGTGGATATAGCACGGCGGTGAATGAACTTCGTGCGCAATTTATTTTAAATAAAACCATGGAACTTTTCCCCGGTTGTGCAAATCCAGATGATGTTGAATTTTGGGCAGGCTTAAGACCAAAAACACCAGATAGTGTGCCGCTGCTTGGTCAAACATCCATCGATTCTTTATATTTAAACACCGGACATGGCACCTTAGGCTGGACAATGTCATGTGGCTGCGCACAAATTTTATCAGACATTATTAGCCAAAAATCACCGAAAATAAGTCTTTCTGGCCTTGGTCTTCAGCGTTTCTGA
- a CDS encoding bifunctional ADP-dependent NAD(P)H-hydrate dehydratase/NAD(P)H-hydrate epimerase encodes MGKNTKNRLLSVSEMYEADRLTIESGLAGIDLMEAAGLSITREITKRWSPKKTVILCGPGNNGGDGFVVARLLEERGLKAQVLLLGERDKLRGDAKINSDRWAHDVLPLSPDHLHGADLIVDAIFGAGLAREVDGIVAQTLEAAKKLQVPVVAVDTPSGIHGGTGQVLGTTLPANLTITFCRPKTGHYLYPAKKLCGELIVTDIGIPDHVIETINPQTEVNQPQDYFPWPDEETHKYKKGHGVIIGGQQMTGATRLGAICARRVGAGLITISAHGAAYMIYRQGEAGNIVSNDDLDTHLNDPRKNAFLIGPGLGIGEKRQLVVEQLLESSKALILDADALTMLKDWQWKERNAETILTPHEGEFSRLFPEITGSKLEKAKAAAKQSNCTVLLKGPDTVIAAPDGRAVINDSGTPWLATAGSGDSLSGICLGLFAQGLDGFKAASLASWLHGRCAEAFQEGLIAEDIGDILPSVIKTLKNMHSSY; translated from the coding sequence ATGGGGAAAAATACAAAAAACCGTCTTTTATCTGTTTCTGAGATGTATGAGGCTGACCGCCTTACGATAGAAAGCGGCTTAGCTGGCATTGACTTGATGGAGGCCGCGGGCCTTTCCATTACCCGCGAAATCACCAAACGATGGAGCCCGAAAAAAACGGTTATTCTCTGTGGCCCGGGTAATAATGGTGGCGATGGTTTTGTTGTTGCGCGCCTTCTTGAAGAAAGAGGATTAAAAGCCCAAGTCCTCTTATTGGGCGAGAGGGATAAGCTTAGAGGCGATGCCAAGATCAATTCAGATCGTTGGGCCCATGATGTTTTACCTTTATCGCCAGATCATCTTCATGGCGCGGATTTAATCGTTGATGCGATCTTTGGTGCAGGGCTTGCCCGTGAGGTTGATGGCATTGTTGCCCAAACGCTTGAAGCTGCAAAAAAGTTACAGGTTCCTGTTGTTGCGGTTGATACTCCAAGTGGCATTCATGGCGGGACGGGGCAGGTTCTGGGTACCACATTACCTGCCAACCTCACCATTACCTTTTGTCGTCCAAAAACAGGCCATTATCTCTATCCTGCCAAAAAACTATGCGGGGAATTGATTGTCACTGATATTGGAATTCCCGATCATGTGATTGAAACCATTAATCCGCAAACAGAGGTCAACCAACCGCAAGACTATTTCCCTTGGCCTGATGAAGAAACACATAAATATAAAAAAGGTCACGGCGTTATTATCGGGGGGCAACAAATGACGGGGGCGACACGGCTTGGTGCCATTTGTGCGCGTCGTGTTGGGGCAGGGCTTATTACAATAAGTGCCCATGGTGCGGCTTATATGATCTATCGACAGGGTGAAGCGGGAAACATTGTTTCTAATGATGATTTGGATACTCACCTTAATGATCCACGCAAAAATGCTTTCCTTATTGGCCCCGGTCTTGGCATTGGTGAAAAAAGACAATTGGTTGTAGAGCAGCTCTTGGAAAGTTCAAAAGCGCTGATCCTTGATGCTGATGCTTTAACCATGCTGAAAGACTGGCAATGGAAAGAACGCAATGCTGAGACCATACTCACCCCTCATGAAGGTGAATTTTCACGGCTCTTTCCAGAAATCACAGGCTCAAAACTTGAAAAAGCCAAAGCTGCGGCAAAACAATCTAATTGTACTGTTCTTTTAAAGGGGCCCGATACGGTCATTGCCGCCCCAGATGGGCGAGCGGTTATTAATGATTCTGGCACACCCTGGCTCGCCACAGCAGGCAGTGGTGATTCTCTAAGTGGAATCTGTTTGGGGCTTTTTGCACAAGGTTTGGATGGATTTAAAGCGGCATCTCTTGCAAGTTGGCTTCATGGGCGATGTGCTGAGGCCTTTCAAGAAGGGCTGATTGCTGAGGATATTGGCGATATTTTGCCTAGCGTAATAAAAACATTAAAAAATATGCATTCTTCTTATTGA
- a CDS encoding ETC complex I subunit, with amino-acid sequence MDVRIYQPAKNAMQSGHAKTNTWILEFNPIAAERADELMGWSGGGDTRKQLQMKFSSKENAITFAEKKNLSYEVKEPKARKLQIKNYADNFALDRII; translated from the coding sequence ATGGACGTTCGTATTTACCAACCTGCAAAGAATGCTATGCAATCTGGTCACGCCAAAACCAACACTTGGATTTTAGAATTTAATCCAATTGCTGCAGAGCGTGCTGACGAATTGATGGGCTGGTCTGGTGGTGGGGATACCCGCAAGCAACTTCAAATGAAATTTAGCAGCAAAGAAAATGCGATTACTTTTGCTGAAAAGAAAAACCTTTCTTATGAAGTAAAAGAACCTAAAGCACGCAAGCTTCAGATCAAAAACTATGCGGATAACTTCGCACTTGATCGCATTATCTAA
- a CDS encoding response regulator, with translation MSDGVKILLIEDDVCISEATSMFLEIAGYEIVPAFSCHEAVEKISAHNFDVIISDMFLPDGDCFSIMNKLLEKGDPVKKILVSGGTDRISANDAVNMGEAFFDASLLKPVKAVELKKTIENVLAA, from the coding sequence ATGTCTGACGGCGTTAAAATTTTACTCATCGAAGATGATGTTTGTATTTCAGAAGCAACAAGTATGTTTCTTGAAATTGCAGGCTATGAAATCGTGCCGGCTTTTTCATGTCATGAAGCAGTAGAGAAAATCTCAGCCCATAATTTCGATGTAATTATCAGTGATATGTTCTTACCGGATGGTGATTGTTTTTCAATTATGAATAAACTGCTTGAAAAGGGTGATCCGGTTAAGAAGATTCTAGTTTCAGGTGGCACCGATCGTATTAGCGCCAATGACGCGGTTAATATGGGAGAAGCCTTTTTTGATGCATCTTTGTTAAAACCGGTCAAAGCTGTTGAGTTGAAAAAAACGATTGAAAACGTTCTTGCCGCTTAA
- a CDS encoding NUDIX domain-containing protein, translating to MAKSNSDYAEFNKDDVEVIDKTTPFKKYFQVDEYTLRHKKHEGGWSQPINREIFERGHASGMLPYDPVADVIILVEQFRPGSFAAGYNPWLLEVPAGIIEEGQTPEDVAIRETHEETGCTAKRLELIADYLVSPGGSTESLHLYCVEVDSTEALEFAGLEHEGEHIRVLKVPVAEAFDMLENGYMHNSTGIIALQWLKMNHKDIRDKWCK from the coding sequence ATGGCGAAATCAAATTCTGATTATGCTGAGTTTAATAAAGATGACGTTGAAGTCATTGATAAGACGACTCCTTTTAAAAAGTATTTTCAGGTTGATGAATATACACTGCGCCATAAAAAACACGAAGGTGGCTGGTCTCAACCCATAAACCGTGAAATTTTTGAGCGCGGTCACGCCTCTGGCATGTTGCCTTATGATCCTGTGGCAGATGTGATTATCCTCGTTGAACAATTTCGCCCCGGCTCATTTGCAGCGGGTTATAACCCATGGCTTTTGGAAGTCCCTGCCGGGATCATTGAAGAAGGCCAAACCCCAGAAGATGTTGCCATTCGTGAAACACACGAAGAAACAGGCTGCACAGCCAAGCGTCTTGAGCTGATTGCGGATTATCTCGTTTCCCCCGGTGGTTCAACAGAAAGCCTGCATTTATATTGTGTAGAAGTCGATAGTACTGAGGCTCTTGAATTTGCAGGGCTTGAGCATGAAGGTGAACATATTCGTGTTTTAAAAGTCCCTGTGGCTGAGGCCTTTGACATGCTTGAAAATGGTTACATGCATAATTCAACAGGAATTATTGCCCTGCAATGGCTTAAAATGAACCATAAAGATATACGCGATAAATGGTGTAAATAA
- a CDS encoding bacteriohemerythrin produces the protein MIRLEWDDQTFSVGHPDLDSQHKKLRDVIIDFATHLNIDYCESQVHARLLGFIELSKEHMMCEEQLMKTHDYPDSEAHHKIHKAHFIKLLSLVSDDEKYEQKDVEHIIDYLAQWWLSHIQNEDMKYKPFLKKKD, from the coding sequence ATGATACGTTTAGAATGGGATGACCAAACCTTTAGTGTTGGCCATCCAGACTTAGATTCTCAACATAAAAAATTGCGTGATGTAATTATCGATTTTGCAACGCATCTAAATATTGATTATTGCGAAAGTCAGGTACATGCAAGGCTACTTGGTTTTATTGAGCTGTCAAAAGAACACATGATGTGTGAAGAACAGCTTATGAAAACGCACGATTACCCTGATTCTGAAGCCCACCATAAAATCCACAAAGCGCACTTCATCAAACTTCTCTCGCTTGTTAGTGACGATGAGAAATATGAACAAAAAGACGTGGAACATATTATTGATTACCTTGCACAATGGTGGCTCTCACATATCCAGAATGAAGATATGAAATATAAGCCTTTTTTGAAGAAAAAAGACTAA
- a CDS encoding DUF6460 domain-containing protein, producing MGEVTKYNGDTKAQTIGKTVLKLALVSLLVGLVMSWFDITPQSIMENFGETVAKAYSTMTGWIRWMVPYILLGATIVIPIWAILALLRMGGRNKSD from the coding sequence ATGGGCGAAGTTACAAAATATAACGGTGATACAAAGGCACAGACCATTGGCAAAACAGTTTTAAAACTGGCCTTGGTGTCCTTACTTGTCGGGCTTGTTATGTCTTGGTTTGATATTACGCCACAGTCCATTATGGAAAACTTTGGCGAAACGGTTGCAAAAGCCTATTCTACAATGACAGGCTGGATCCGCTGGATGGTGCCTTATATCTTGCTGGGCGCAACAATTGTTATTCCGATCTGGGCCATTCTTGCTTTGCTAAGAATGGGCGGGCGCAATAAATCTGATTAA
- the metC gene encoding cystathionine beta-lyase has product MKKETHILHAGRNASENFGIVNPPVYHASTVTFPSVDAMNKAGQNPTEGIYYGRMATPTSQAFEQSVAALEGSDKAIAVQSGLAAITGAILAFVKHGDHILVTDSAYFPTKKFCNTVLKNYGVETTYFDPSIGGNIEKLIKDNTKVIFTESPGSLTFEVQDIPAITKVAKDHGIITMIDNTWAAGYYFNAFEHGCDISIQAATKYIGGHSDVMLGTIALGQDLYKKVKTFVYGLGYCAAPDDCYLAQRGIRTLPARLNVHQENGLKLAGWLKEREEVTKVLHPAFEDCPGHEIWKRDFTGACGLFSVVLDRKFTPTAVAAMLDNLELFPMGYSWGGYESLVIPFDPTGARDASVWSEKGPCLRFHAGQENIDDLINDLEKGFERLNKA; this is encoded by the coding sequence ATGAAAAAAGAAACCCATATCCTTCACGCTGGACGCAATGCTTCTGAGAATTTCGGCATTGTAAATCCGCCTGTTTATCATGCCTCAACCGTGACATTTCCAAGCGTTGATGCCATGAATAAAGCGGGTCAAAACCCCACAGAAGGTATTTATTATGGGCGTATGGCAACCCCAACATCGCAAGCTTTTGAACAATCTGTTGCAGCCCTTGAAGGCAGTGATAAAGCCATTGCGGTGCAATCGGGCCTAGCGGCTATTACCGGGGCAATACTGGCCTTTGTGAAACATGGTGATCATATCTTGGTGACTGATTCGGCTTATTTCCCCACTAAAAAATTCTGCAATACGGTGTTGAAGAATTATGGCGTGGAAACGACCTATTTTGACCCGAGCATTGGCGGGAATATTGAAAAGCTGATTAAAGATAATACCAAAGTCATTTTCACAGAATCACCGGGCTCCCTCACCTTTGAAGTGCAAGATATTCCGGCAATCACCAAGGTTGCCAAAGATCACGGCATTATCACCATGATCGATAATACATGGGCAGCAGGTTATTACTTTAATGCGTTTGAACATGGCTGTGATATTTCCATTCAGGCCGCCACAAAATATATTGGCGGTCATTCCGATGTCATGTTGGGCACAATCGCTTTGGGCCAAGACCTGTATAAAAAAGTGAAAACATTTGTTTATGGCCTTGGTTACTGCGCGGCACCAGATGATTGTTATTTGGCCCAACGCGGCATTCGCACCCTGCCCGCTCGCCTGAATGTGCATCAGGAAAATGGCTTGAAATTGGCGGGGTGGTTAAAAGAACGTGAGGAAGTTACAAAAGTACTTCACCCTGCTTTTGAAGATTGCCCCGGTCATGAGATTTGGAAGCGTGATTTCACAGGTGCCTGCGGGCTTTTCTCAGTTGTTTTGGATAGAAAATTCACCCCCACAGCAGTTGCTGCTATGTTGGATAATCTTGAGCTTTTCCCCATGGGCTATAGCTGGGGTGGATATGAAAGCTTGGTTATTCCGTTTGATCCAACAGGTGCCAGAGATGCTTCTGTCTGGTCTGAAAAAGGACCATGTCTTCGTTTCCATGCTGGCCAAGAAAATATCGATGATTTGATTAATGACCTTGAGAAAGGTTTTGAGCGGTTGAATAAGGCGTAA
- a CDS encoding DUF1653 domain-containing protein yields the protein MSQVKTGRYIHYKGNEYIVIGVAQHSETAEKLVVYQPQYGEKALWVRPMDMFLENVTIEGQTVPRFKYIGD from the coding sequence ATGTCACAAGTTAAAACTGGGCGTTACATTCACTACAAAGGGAATGAATATATTGTTATCGGCGTTGCTCAACATTCAGAAACAGCAGAGAAATTGGTCGTATATCAACCCCAGTATGGTGAAAAAGCTCTTTGGGTGAGGCCTATGGATATGTTTCTTGAAAATGTCACGATAGAGGGACAAACGGTCCCGCGGTTCAAATATATCGGTGATTAG
- a CDS encoding ATP-binding protein — MAARKNKNINLSSVFDFSEAALYLDKDAKILDVNPLANKLFGYSKGHLKGKSAKLLIPESYAELKSLLSIQNIADSKRVKRFNKRAINSQTKNSNKLKLGVNLSFINYPDERNRIAVLLCLDITSRFNERERRLQAEEMLHEAIETIPDGFVIYDQDDKLLTCNSAYLDIYKTSAEAMKKGVTFEKIIRYGIERGQYPQAGQTKEEQEEWLVERLRRHRNPDKVVIQQTDEGRWLKIDERKTKHDLIVGIRTDITDLKNAEYNLIEQRKLLEEQAVELQNLAQEYLEEKERAEAASKAKSEFSAIISHELRTPLTGIMGITDLLLSSELPAQHRKYIEGLKSSSNNLLLLLNDILDYSKFEAEQVSLEPVVFDFEQLLKNIVTTLKPAADEKLLKILKEVRSDISPLVIKADKTRLRQVILNYATNAIKFTHFGAVVIRVMLNDETAETLKLRIEVDDTGIGIPEEYKSKLFKPFSQGDSSTTRKYGGTGLGLAICKQLIDTMGGDIGFESEAGVGSTFWFECNFPKAQQAELSGLDTKLNSLGALDHGQPAHPLKLLLAEDNPINSKIIMTVLKKMGYEVDLAQNGLEAFEKAKADSFDLILMDMQMPKMDGCQATEEIRKLDGAVANIPIIALTADVKAEKNERYQKAGINAFLSKPVDWLLLEETIKKLKQVPET; from the coding sequence ATGGCAGCTAGAAAAAACAAGAATATCAACCTATCTAGCGTTTTTGATTTTTCTGAAGCGGCGCTTTACCTTGATAAGGATGCTAAAATCCTTGATGTAAATCCCTTAGCAAATAAGCTCTTTGGCTATTCCAAGGGTCACCTTAAAGGTAAAAGCGCAAAACTCCTGATCCCAGAAAGTTATGCAGAACTAAAATCCCTTCTGAGCATTCAAAATATTGCAGATAGCAAGAGAGTAAAACGTTTCAATAAGCGAGCAATCAATAGCCAAACAAAAAATTCAAATAAGCTGAAACTCGGGGTAAACTTATCCTTTATCAACTATCCAGATGAGAGAAACCGAATTGCGGTTCTTCTTTGTCTTGATATTACCTCACGCTTTAATGAACGAGAGCGCCGCCTTCAAGCTGAAGAAATGCTGCATGAAGCCATTGAAACGATCCCTGATGGCTTTGTTATTTATGATCAAGATGACAAGTTACTCACCTGTAACTCTGCTTATCTTGATATCTACAAAACCTCTGCTGAGGCCATGAAGAAAGGCGTTACTTTTGAAAAGATTATTCGCTATGGGATAGAGCGTGGCCAATATCCACAGGCGGGCCAAACTAAAGAAGAACAAGAAGAATGGCTTGTTGAACGTTTAAGACGCCACAGAAACCCCGATAAGGTGGTTATTCAACAAACTGATGAGGGCCGCTGGTTAAAAATTGATGAGCGAAAAACAAAACATGACCTTATCGTTGGAATCCGCACCGATATTACAGACTTAAAAAATGCTGAATATAACCTGATTGAACAACGAAAGCTTCTTGAAGAACAAGCCGTTGAGCTTCAAAACCTTGCACAAGAATATCTTGAAGAAAAAGAAAGAGCAGAAGCAGCCTCAAAAGCGAAAAGTGAATTTTCTGCTATTATCAGTCATGAATTGCGCACGCCCCTAACCGGGATTATGGGCATCACGGACCTGTTGCTTTCTTCTGAACTGCCTGCACAACATCGCAAGTATATCGAGGGGCTAAAGTCTTCTTCAAACAACCTTCTTTTACTACTTAATGATATTTTAGATTATTCAAAGTTTGAAGCTGAACAGGTAAGTCTTGAGCCTGTTGTGTTTGATTTTGAACAGCTCCTTAAAAATATTGTGACAACGTTAAAGCCCGCGGCTGATGAAAAACTTCTAAAAATTTTAAAAGAGGTTAGATCGGATATCTCACCGCTTGTTATTAAGGCTGATAAAACACGCTTGCGCCAAGTCATTTTAAACTATGCAACAAACGCCATTAAATTCACCCATTTCGGGGCTGTGGTGATCAGGGTCATGCTAAATGATGAAACGGCAGAAACCCTTAAATTACGTATTGAAGTCGATGATACAGGCATCGGCATACCTGAGGAATATAAGAGCAAGCTCTTTAAACCCTTTAGTCAGGGCGATAGTTCAACAACGCGTAAATATGGCGGCACCGGGCTTGGCCTTGCCATCTGTAAACAGCTTATCGACACAATGGGCGGTGACATTGGTTTTGAAAGTGAAGCCGGTGTTGGCAGTACATTCTGGTTTGAATGTAATTTCCCAAAAGCCCAACAGGCTGAACTGAGTGGTTTAGATACCAAACTCAATTCCTTAGGTGCATTAGACCATGGCCAACCTGCCCATCCGCTCAAGCTTTTGCTGGCAGAAGATAATCCCATTAACAGCAAAATCATCATGACGGTTCTTAAAAAGATGGGGTATGAGGTTGATTTGGCTCAAAACGGCCTTGAGGCTTTTGAAAAAGCCAAAGCTGATTCTTTTGATCTGATTCTCATGGACATGCAGATGCCAAAAATGGATGGGTGTCAGGCAACAGAGGAAATCCGCAAGCTTGATGGCGCGGTTGCCAACATCCCAATCATTGCCCTCACCGCAGATGTAAAAGCCGAAAAGAATGAACGCTATCAAAAGGCAGGGATTAATGCCTTTTTATCAAAACCTGTTGATT
- the sseA gene encoding 3-mercaptopyruvate sulfurtransferase — protein MSFKNPQGLVTTEWLAQHMDAPDVHIVDATYFLPVEGKSAKDAYMEARIPGAQFFDVDEIADTKNPLPHMLPSAEKFSSRVRKLGLGDGVRIVVYDSRHGGCAAARVWWTFRVFGHEDIAVLDGGLTKWIDEGRPVEEGPVEPVQERHFTPRLNNFIIRDKAQMLKNIERKREQIVDARSAERYRGEGAEPWKVTKVGKIPNSHNVPWDSLIDKNKGGIFKTAEEITELFDQAGIDPRKPMVASCGSGVTASVLTFAAYLLGNKDAAVYDGSWAEWGSSEDTPVE, from the coding sequence ATGAGCTTTAAAAACCCGCAAGGTCTTGTGACTACGGAATGGTTGGCACAACATATGGACGCACCTGATGTTCATATCGTGGATGCCACATACTTTTTACCTGTTGAAGGAAAAAGTGCAAAAGACGCCTATATGGAAGCGCGCATTCCCGGTGCGCAGTTTTTTGATGTAGACGAAATTGCAGATACTAAAAACCCCCTGCCCCATATGCTGCCAAGTGCTGAAAAATTTTCCTCACGGGTGAGAAAACTTGGCCTTGGTGATGGGGTTCGCATTGTGGTTTATGATTCTCGCCATGGCGGCTGTGCAGCTGCACGTGTGTGGTGGACCTTCCGTGTCTTTGGTCATGAAGATATTGCCGTTCTTGATGGTGGTTTAACCAAATGGATTGATGAAGGCCGCCCTGTTGAAGAAGGCCCCGTTGAACCCGTACAAGAACGCCACTTCACGCCACGGCTTAACAACTTCATTATTCGTGATAAAGCCCAGATGCTTAAAAATATTGAGCGCAAGCGTGAACAGATTGTGGATGCGCGCTCAGCTGAGCGTTACCGCGGTGAAGGGGCTGAGCCATGGAAGGTAACCAAAGTTGGTAAAATCCCGAATTCGCACAATGTGCCATGGGATAGTCTGATTGATAAAAATAAAGGCGGCATCTTTAAAACGGCTGAAGAAATCACAGAGCTGTTTGACCAAGCGGGCATTGATCCACGCAAACCCATGGTCGCAAGCTGTGGCTCTGGTGTAACCGCCTCTGTCCTCACCTTTGCGGCTTACCTTTTAGGCAATAAAGATGCGGCAGTTTATGATGGGTCTTGGGCCGAATGGGGTTCCAGTGAAGATACACCTGTTGAATAA